One Vallitalea pronyensis genomic region harbors:
- the glpK gene encoding glycerol kinase GlpK: MEKKYVMALDQGTTSCRAILFDKKGEVVEVAQKEFGQIYPKPGWVEHDAMEIWGTQSGVMREVLEKAGIHVNQVASIGITNQRETTVVWDKHTGKPIYNAIVWQSRQTADICEVLKEKGLENYIREHTGLVIDAYFSGTKIKWILEHVEGAREKAAQGDLLFGTMDTWLIWNMTRGAVHVTDYSNAARTMLYDIHQLEWDNYLLEALDIPLSMMPQVKPSSYIYGYTHEKTLGGANIPIAGAAGDQQAALFGQGCFEPGMVKNTYGTGSFILMNTGDQGIFSKKGLLTTIAWGIGDKITYALEGSIFIAGASIQWLRDEMRLIFSSDESEYFANKVTDSGGVYVVPAFSGLGAPYWDMYARGAILGLTRGTNRNHIIRATLESIGYQSRDVIDAMVEDAHIQLNRLRVDGGASANSFLLQFQADILGVTVDRPKVIETTALGAAYLAGLAVGFYDMHELKQSGQLEQSFEPMMEASVREKKYKGWQKAVSRAMDWEE, encoded by the coding sequence ATGGAAAAAAAATATGTCATGGCGTTGGATCAAGGAACAACCAGCTGTAGAGCCATCCTATTTGATAAAAAAGGTGAAGTCGTAGAAGTGGCTCAGAAAGAATTTGGTCAGATTTATCCAAAGCCAGGTTGGGTGGAACATGATGCCATGGAAATTTGGGGTACTCAGAGCGGTGTTATGCGAGAAGTGTTAGAAAAAGCAGGCATTCATGTTAACCAAGTAGCATCTATTGGCATTACCAATCAAAGAGAAACAACGGTTGTATGGGACAAGCATACAGGGAAACCTATCTATAACGCCATTGTTTGGCAATCAAGGCAGACAGCCGATATATGTGAGGTATTAAAAGAAAAAGGGTTAGAAAACTATATACGCGAGCATACAGGGCTAGTCATTGATGCTTATTTTTCAGGGACAAAAATTAAGTGGATTTTAGAACATGTGGAAGGTGCTAGAGAAAAAGCTGCTCAAGGAGACTTACTATTTGGTACCATGGATACGTGGCTGATCTGGAACATGACGAGAGGAGCAGTCCATGTGACAGATTACTCCAATGCGGCAAGAACCATGTTGTATGATATTCATCAATTGGAATGGGACAACTATTTATTAGAGGCGTTGGATATCCCATTGTCCATGATGCCGCAGGTTAAGCCTTCAAGCTATATTTATGGTTATACCCATGAGAAAACATTAGGTGGAGCTAACATTCCTATTGCAGGTGCAGCAGGAGACCAACAAGCGGCATTGTTTGGTCAAGGCTGTTTTGAGCCTGGTATGGTTAAAAATACATATGGTACAGGTAGTTTTATTCTCATGAATACAGGTGACCAAGGTATTTTCTCTAAGAAAGGTCTATTAACGACCATCGCTTGGGGAATAGGTGATAAGATTACGTACGCTTTAGAGGGAAGTATATTCATTGCAGGTGCTTCTATTCAATGGTTAAGAGACGAAATGCGTTTGATTTTTTCATCGGATGAAAGTGAGTATTTTGCAAATAAAGTAACTGATTCTGGTGGGGTCTACGTGGTGCCAGCATTTTCAGGATTAGGTGCTCCTTATTGGGATATGTACGCTAGAGGAGCTATATTAGGTTTAACAAGAGGTACCAATCGCAATCATATTATTAGGGCCACATTAGAATCCATAGGCTATCAATCAAGAGATGTTATCGATGCTATGGTGGAAGATGCACACATTCAACTCAATCGGTTAAGAGTTGATGGGGGGGCTTCAGCTAACAGTTTCTTACTGCAATTTCAAGCAGATATATTGGGTGTAACCGTGGACCGGCCTAAGGTGATTGAAACAACCGCATTAGGGGCAGCCTATTTGGCAGGGTTGGCAGTTGGTTTCTACGATATGCATGAATTAAAACAAAGCGGGCAGTTGGAACAATCATTTGAACCCATGATGGAAGCATCTGTACGGGAAAAAAAATACAAAGGCTGGCAGAAGGCAGTATCAAGAGCTATGGATTGGGAAGAATAG
- a CDS encoding SdpI family protein: MKKNNMVIILSLLSLIGTFIIYNRLPEQVPMHWNMRGEVDRYDPKYMVLIIGALPLALAVLKKVLPHIDPRRDNYKKHGPAYSKIIFFTTLFLILINWTVIAISLGANLNIDLIVPVGIGVLFIIMGNYMPQFRHNYFVGIKTPWALADEDNWKKTHYIGGYVFMIDGLLFIISGLIRSETAITVLLILMFISIGYLYVYSYLLYAKSQKSK, encoded by the coding sequence ATGAAAAAAAATAACATGGTGATTATACTGTCACTTTTATCCCTTATAGGTACATTCATCATTTACAATCGATTACCGGAACAAGTGCCAATGCATTGGAATATGCGTGGTGAAGTGGACCGCTATGATCCTAAATACATGGTGCTTATTATTGGTGCTCTACCACTTGCACTGGCTGTCCTAAAAAAAGTGTTACCGCATATTGATCCTCGTAGAGATAATTACAAAAAGCATGGTCCAGCCTATTCCAAAATTATTTTTTTCACAACTTTATTTCTTATTTTAATCAATTGGACAGTTATTGCTATTTCCCTGGGAGCAAACCTTAATATTGATCTGATCGTTCCTGTAGGTATTGGTGTATTATTTATCATTATGGGTAATTATATGCCACAATTTCGTCATAACTATTTTGTAGGTATTAAAACACCCTGGGCTTTAGCTGATGAGGATAATTGGAAGAAAACCCACTATATCGGTGGTTATGTGTTTATGATTGATGGTCTTCTTTTTATTATAAGTGGTTTAATCAGAAGTGAAACGGCTATCACCGTTCTTTTAATCCTTATGTTTATCAGTATTGGCTATCTCTATGTGTATTCTTATTTACTCTATGCTAAAAGCCAAAAATCCAAATAA
- a CDS encoding autorepressor SdpR family transcription factor yields the protein MNDVFKALSDPTRRRILELLYERDMTAGDIADSFNISKPSISHHLNILKNSKLVFTERQGQNIIYSLNTTSFQSIIKWFYDFTGKDDSHEKK from the coding sequence ATGAATGATGTTTTTAAAGCTTTATCTGATCCAACGCGTAGAAGGATCTTAGAATTATTATATGAACGCGATATGACTGCTGGCGATATAGCGGATTCTTTCAATATTAGTAAACCCTCTATCAGCCATCATTTGAATATATTAAAAAACTCCAAGCTTGTTTTTACGGAGCGTCAAGGTCAAAATATTATCTATTCCCTTAATACCACATCATTTCAATCCATTATAAAATGGTTCTATGATTTTACTGGAAAGGATGATTCCCATGAAAAAAAATAA
- a CDS encoding NAD(P)-dependent malic enzyme, whose amino-acid sequence MNINEKSLVLHEKWQGKLEIVAKSKVDNKDALSIAYTPGVAEPCRRIHEHKEDVYKYTFKGNTVAVISDGTAVLGLGDIGPEAALPVMEGKAVLFKEFAGVNAIPICLDTTDTEAIIKTVTYLAPTFGGINLEDIAAPRCFEIEKRLKETLDIPVFHDDQHGTAIVVLAGVINGLKLVDKKAEHCKVVINGAGSAGIATCKLMLEEGFKNVLMCDKSGILYEGAPNMNWAQEEIARITNPSQDRGSLADALVDADIFIGVSAPGIVTEEMVSTMHPDAIVFAMANPVPEIMPDLAKEAGVRVMGTGRSDFPNQVNNVLAFPGIFRGALACRAKQITEEMKLAAAYAIASMVPDDAISEEYILPKPFDEGVSDRVAEAVILVNKKH is encoded by the coding sequence ATGAATATAAATGAAAAATCCCTTGTTTTACATGAAAAGTGGCAAGGAAAGTTAGAAATCGTTGCCAAGTCAAAAGTTGATAATAAAGATGCTCTATCCATCGCTTATACCCCAGGTGTTGCAGAACCTTGCCGTCGCATACATGAACATAAAGAAGATGTGTACAAATACACCTTCAAAGGCAATACAGTTGCGGTTATCTCCGATGGTACAGCTGTATTGGGTCTAGGTGATATTGGCCCTGAAGCTGCCCTGCCTGTTATGGAAGGAAAAGCTGTTCTATTTAAGGAATTTGCTGGCGTCAATGCCATCCCCATATGCCTTGATACAACAGATACTGAAGCAATCATTAAAACCGTAACCTATCTCGCTCCTACCTTTGGGGGTATTAACTTAGAAGATATTGCCGCTCCCCGATGCTTTGAAATTGAGAAACGCTTAAAAGAGACCTTGGATATACCTGTTTTTCATGATGACCAACACGGAACTGCCATCGTGGTATTGGCTGGCGTCATTAATGGGTTAAAACTTGTGGATAAAAAAGCCGAACATTGTAAAGTGGTCATTAACGGGGCTGGTTCAGCAGGTATTGCTACATGCAAACTCATGCTTGAAGAAGGCTTCAAAAACGTGCTCATGTGTGATAAGAGTGGTATATTATATGAAGGTGCACCTAACATGAATTGGGCTCAAGAGGAAATTGCCCGGATAACAAACCCGTCTCAGGATAGAGGCTCATTGGCAGATGCACTTGTGGATGCTGATATCTTTATTGGCGTGTCTGCACCAGGTATTGTGACAGAAGAGATGGTTTCTACCATGCATCCAGATGCCATTGTATTCGCCATGGCTAATCCCGTTCCCGAGATTATGCCAGACTTAGCCAAAGAAGCAGGTGTAAGGGTTATGGGTACAGGTCGCTCTGATTTTCCTAACCAAGTGAATAATGTCCTAGCTTTTCCTGGTATCTTTCGTGGTGCTCTTGCCTGTCGTGCTAAGCAAATTACAGAGGAAATGAAGCTTGCTGCTGCCTATGCTATCGCTTCTATGGTACCTGATGATGCCATTTCAGAAGAATATATATTACCAAAACCTTTTGATGAAGGTGTATCGGATCGTGTGGCTGAAGCCGTTATTTTGGTCAATAAAAAACATTAA
- a CDS encoding HD-GYP domain-containing protein: MNYAIKRISIHNIQVGMALAKDVVTHNGLLLIPAHTEMTQNHIFKLNLYQILSVDIKDYSPKRTYFDLTDDQEAFTEKFNHFKYRYDLKKEEVVSQLNHIGNGGSVDMDALFELSHDLLKVLKTKSELFNYLNHLRSMDEYTYSHSLNVSMLCYIFGQWLGFHHEKIRELTIAGLLHDIGKLSIDQAIINKPGKLTDHEFSIIKKHSELGYHIIQHLPLSESIKLGILMHHEKSDGSGYPLGLQDKQIHPFAKIITIADIYDAMTSVRSYHEKTSPFKVIRLFEQESYGLLDTEYLFVFLEHIAYNYLHRRVRLTNGKEGTIIFIHPSIPSKPIINVDSDIIDLKDQDNLEIEEIM, translated from the coding sequence ATGAACTATGCCATTAAGAGAATCAGCATTCATAATATCCAAGTGGGTATGGCATTAGCTAAAGATGTCGTTACACATAATGGACTTTTGCTAATTCCTGCCCATACGGAAATGACTCAAAATCATATTTTTAAACTCAATCTATATCAAATTTTAAGTGTGGATATCAAAGATTACTCGCCTAAACGTACATATTTTGATCTTACAGACGACCAAGAAGCCTTCACAGAAAAATTTAACCACTTTAAGTACCGCTATGACTTAAAAAAAGAAGAAGTGGTATCACAGCTTAACCATATTGGGAATGGTGGTTCTGTTGATATGGACGCGTTATTTGAATTAAGCCATGATTTATTAAAAGTTTTAAAAACTAAAAGTGAGTTATTTAATTACTTGAATCATTTAAGGAGTATGGATGAGTACACCTATTCCCATTCCCTTAATGTATCCATGCTATGTTATATTTTTGGACAGTGGCTGGGCTTTCATCATGAAAAAATCAGAGAACTAACCATTGCTGGTCTATTACATGATATTGGCAAGCTCTCAATTGATCAAGCCATCATCAATAAACCTGGCAAACTCACGGATCATGAATTCTCAATTATTAAAAAACATTCAGAGCTAGGCTATCATATCATCCAACATCTTCCCTTATCAGAAAGCATTAAACTGGGTATACTCATGCATCATGAAAAAAGTGACGGTTCTGGATACCCCCTTGGTCTACAAGATAAACAAATTCATCCCTTTGCTAAAATAATTACCATTGCAGATATCTATGATGCCATGACATCGGTTCGTTCCTACCATGAAAAAACATCACCCTTCAAGGTTATTCGACTTTTTGAACAAGAGTCTTATGGACTATTGGACACAGAATATCTCTTTGTCTTTCTAGAGCATATTGCCTATAATTATCTTCATCGAAGAGTGCGTCTAACCAATGGTAAAGAAGGTACCATTATTTTTATACATCCCTCAATCCCCTCTAAGCCCATCATCAACGTAGATTCTGACATTATTGACCTTAAAGACCAGGATAACCTAGAGATTGAAGAAATTATGTAA